In Humulus lupulus chromosome 6, drHumLupu1.1, whole genome shotgun sequence, a single genomic region encodes these proteins:
- the LOC133785345 gene encoding uncharacterized protein LOC133785345, whose translation MSGKDDTQERLFGHKQYLESSSASRSSRTITDNPLFQRLAPKVNPIKVPLPFDNESDSDDSVRSYRTMAQQRTLKELAVPNLDQQPLCIHYPPLDVNFELKPGLIPLLPSFHGLPGEDLNKHLKEFHIVCSSMKPVAVTEDKIKLRAFPFSLKDAAKQWLYYLPPGTVETWNVGSIKKEICGIRKYTGESLYEYWERFKRLCASCPHHQISEQLPIQYFYEGLQSLDRSMIDAASGGALVDKNPVVDRSLISNMAANSQQFGILQDPIPPPKSANEVSTSNANQLGQQLAQLTAMVQQLALGQQVRPCGICQVVGHATDTCPTLFEGETEGVNASTSTRPPGFTLQQRSQNNFVPRPSQAPQAAPPPSAKPSIEDLINALATNTLQFQQTTQASIKSLENEVGQLAASYNRLEAHLSNKFPSQLEMNPKENASAITLRSGTQYDPPSPPMPSKFSSKPQVDCTVNEDVPSKPTTPT comes from the exons ATGTCTGGTAAAGACGATACCCAAGAAAGGTTATTTGGGCATAAACAATATCTTGAGTCATCGTCAGCTTCTCGTTCTTCAAGGACTATCACCgataatccactctttcaacGTCTTGCTCCAAAAGTCAATCCTATTAAAGTGCCATTACCGTTTGACAACGAATCTGATTCTGACGATTCAGTTCGATCCTATAGAACAATGGCTCAACAAAGGACATTGAAAGAGTTGGCAGTGCCAAATCTTGACCAACAACCACTTTGCATCCACTATCCACCGTTGGATGTAAACTTTGAGCTGAAGCCGGGCCTCATCCCTTTATTGCCTTCTTTCCATGGGCTGCCTGGTGAGGATCTGAATAAACATTTGAAGGAGTTTCATATTGTCTGTTCTAGTATGAAACCTGTTGCAGTGACTGAAGATAAAATTAAGCTGCgagcttttcctttctccctaAAGGATGCAGCTAAACAGTGGTTGTACTATCTTCCACCTGGTACTGTTGAAACCTGGAATG TTGGAAGCATCAAGAAAGAGATCTGTGGTATAAGGAAATATACAGGAGAGTCTTTGTATgaatattgggagagatttaagcgGTTGTGTGCTAGTTGCCCTCATCATCAGATAAGTGAACAGCTCCCCATTCAgtacttttatgaaggattacaatCACTGGATAGGAGTATGATTGATGCAGCCAGTGGAGGTGCACTAGTTGATAAGAATCCTGTTGTAGAcaggagcttgatttctaatatggctgCTAACTCACAACAGTTTGGCATTCTCCAAGATCCAATTCCACCACCCAAATCAGCTAATGAAGTGAGCACCTCTAATGCTAATCAGCTGGGTCAACAATTGGCTCAATTAACTGCAATGGTACAACAACTAGCTTTAGGCCAACAGGTGAGGCCATGTGGAATCTGTCAAGTTGTGGGGCATGCTACTGATACTTGCCCTACTCTATTTGAGGGAGAAACTGAGGGTGTTAACGCT TCTACATCTACGAGACCACCTGGTTTCACTTTGCAACAACGGTCTCAAAATAATTTTGTACCTAGACCATCACAAGCACCGCaagctgctccaccaccaagtgcCAAACCCTCTATTGAGGATTTAATCAATGCACTTGCTACAAATACTCTTCAGTTTCAGCAAACCACCCAAGCTTCAATCAAAAGTTTGGAGAATGAGGTGGGACAATTAGCAGCATCATATAACAGGTTGGAAGCTCATCTGTCTAATAAATTTCCTTCACAACTTGAGATGAATCCCAAGGAGAATGCTAGTGCAATAACTTTGCGAAGTGGGACGCAATATGATCCACCTAGTCCTCCAATGCCCAGTAAATTTTCATCGAAGCCACAAGTTGATTGCACAGTTAATGAAGATGTTCCTTCAAAACCAACCACCCCTACATAA